AGCACGCTCACGCGGCCGGGCCTCCGGAGCCGGCGTCGGCGTGACGCCAGCGGCGCAGCTCGTCGCGCGCCCGCTCGAGACCGCGCTCGAGCGCCGGCTCGGCGCCGGGGCGACGCGGAATCGCCAGCCACAGGGCGAGATAGGCGAGGGGAGCGACGTGCACGAAGAGCGTGAGCAGCACGAAGGCGACACGCACGAGCGTCACCGGGACCGCGAGCGCGTGCGCCAGGGCGGCGCAGACGCCGGCCAGGCGCCGCTCGGGATGGTCGCGATGCCAGACGGCGGCCTCGAACAGCGCCAGCCGGCTGCGGCAGAACGGGCAGCGCACGGCGGTGACGGCGATGTCCTCGGCGCAGTACGGGCAGGGACGCTTCCCGGGATCGTGGATCATGATGGTCGAGCCCTCCATGCCCGGTGATACGCGCGATCCCGGCGCCGGGTTCATTCGTGGCGCGCGGGGGCCGGCCCGGCTAAGATCGCCCGCCGTGCCGCCGGCGGACATCCAGGACCTGCGCCTCGCCGACCTCGAGGCATGGTGCGCCGAGGCCGGGGAGCCGCCCTTCCGGGCGCGCCAGGTCCTCACCTGGGTGCATCGCAAGGGCGCCCCGGGCTTCGCCGCGATGACCGACGTCTCGCGCCGCCTGCGCGAGCGGCTCGGCGCCGCCTTCCGGCTGGGGCGTCTCACGCCGTCCGCCGTCGCCGACGCCCGCGACGGCACCCGCAAGCTGCTCTTCCAGCTCGACGGCGAGGGCGGCCGCTCGGCCGCCATCGAGAGCGTGCTGATCCCGCAGGTCGAGCGCGCCGGCGGCGCCCGCGACCGCCTGACGCTCTGCATCTCCAGCCAGGCGGGATGCGGCATGGGCTGCGGCTTCTGTGCGACGGCGCGCCTCGGGCTGGTGCGCAACCTGCGGCCCGCGGAGATCGTCGGCCAGGTCCACGCCGGGGCGGCGCTCGCCGCGCCGAAGGCGCTCACCAACATCGTCCTCATGGGCATGGGCGAGCCGCTCGCCAACTACGACGCCGTCGCCACCGCCTGCGAGCTCCTCACCGCCGACTGGGGCTACGCGATCTCGCCCCGGCGCATCACCGTGTCGACGGTCGGGCTCGCGCCGCTGATCCCCCGCTTCATCGCCGAGACCCGCG
The genomic region above belongs to bacterium and contains:
- a CDS encoding PspC domain-containing protein, which translates into the protein MEGSTIMIHDPGKRPCPYCAEDIAVTAVRCPFCRSRLALFEAAVWHRDHPERRLAGVCAALAHALAVPVTLVRVAFVLLTLFVHVAPLAYLALWLAIPRRPGAEPALERGLERARDELRRWRHADAGSGGPAA
- the rlmN gene encoding 23S rRNA (adenine(2503)-C(2))-methyltransferase RlmN, translated to MPPADIQDLRLADLEAWCAEAGEPPFRARQVLTWVHRKGAPGFAAMTDVSRRLRERLGAAFRLGRLTPSAVADARDGTRKLLFQLDGEGGRSAAIESVLIPQVERAGGARDRLTLCISSQAGCGMGCGFCATARLGLVRNLRPAEIVGQVHAGAALAAPKALTNIVLMGMGEPLANYDAVATACELLTADWGYAISPRRITVSTVGLAPLIPRFIAETRVNLAVSLHAPTDAQRERIVPVNRRYPLADLLAACRAVPLPRRQRITFEYVMLAGENDADQDARALVRLLHGLRAKVNLIPWNAFPGAAFTPSPRAQVQRFQALLHAQGINATIRESRGQDIQAACGQLATAAA